In Gemmatimonadaceae bacterium, one DNA window encodes the following:
- the rsmH gene encoding 16S rRNA (cytosine(1402)-N(4))-methyltransferase RsmH, producing MQPSNASLGAYDSAWHAPVLVTEVCEMLGPCIRVLDGTLGGGGHTQALLERGHTVTGLDRDASALAEARARLATWERPGTFEAVQGNHDAIDDVPELRDRSWDGILLDLGVSSRQLDDDARGFSFRPGVALDMRMDSNAGQTAAEWLNESEETTLAATFREAGDEPKARRLAREIVHRRERSAFAISDDLVGAIRATLGPRSGPSDFARLFQAVRIAVNDELGGLARGLMSLRDRLSPGGRLAVIAYHSGEDRTVKHLFRDWSTACSCPPKQPMCTCGGVAQGETLTRKPILAREEEQAANPRARSAHLRVWQKAGAGT from the coding sequence GTGCAACCGTCCAACGCTTCCCTCGGCGCCTATGATAGCGCCTGGCACGCCCCGGTCTTGGTCACCGAGGTGTGCGAGATGCTTGGGCCCTGCATACGCGTGCTCGACGGCACGCTGGGCGGTGGCGGACACACGCAGGCCTTGCTCGAGCGCGGGCACACGGTGACCGGCCTTGACCGCGATGCGTCGGCGCTCGCGGAGGCCAGGGCGCGGCTGGCGACCTGGGAGCGGCCGGGGACCTTCGAGGCGGTGCAGGGAAACCACGACGCGATCGACGACGTGCCCGAACTCCGCGATCGCAGTTGGGACGGCATCCTGCTCGACCTCGGCGTGTCGTCGCGGCAGCTGGACGACGATGCGCGCGGGTTCTCGTTCCGGCCGGGCGTCGCGCTCGATATGCGGATGGACAGCAACGCGGGACAGACGGCCGCCGAGTGGCTGAATGAGAGCGAGGAAACGACGCTTGCCGCCACGTTTCGCGAGGCGGGCGACGAACCCAAGGCCCGCCGCCTGGCCCGTGAGATCGTGCATCGACGCGAACGCTCGGCGTTCGCGATCAGCGACGACTTGGTGGGCGCCATCCGCGCGACCCTGGGGCCACGGAGCGGACCGAGTGACTTCGCGCGCCTGTTCCAGGCCGTGCGGATCGCCGTGAACGACGAGCTTGGCGGCCTCGCACGCGGATTGATGAGCTTGCGTGACCGGCTCAGCCCCGGCGGGCGCCTCGCGGTGATCGCCTACCACTCCGGCGAGGACCGGACGGTGAAGCACCTGTTTCGCGACTGGAGCACCGCCTGCAGCTGTCCGCCAAAGCAGCCGATGTGCACCTGCGGCGGCGTGGCCCAGGGCGAGACGCTGACGCGGAAGCCGATCCTGGCGCGTGAGGAGGAGCAGGCGGCCAATCCGCGCGCACGCAGTGCGCACCTGCGGGTCTGGCAGAAGGCCGGGGCGGGGACATAG
- a CDS encoding UDP-N-acetylmuramoyl-tripeptide--D-alanyl-D-alanine ligase, which translates to MSFWTLDRVAKALGLRGYDSRAIAGISTDTRSIKAGEAFVALIGERFDAHDHLQDAVANGAAVLVVSDARRAPTSGVPVLEVPDTLVALGQLARYRRDAWAKPVIAIGGSNGKTSTKELLKAALGSRYEVHATTGNLNNRIGVPLTLLALPDGADLAIVEAGTNEPGEIEALREIIRPDVALVTTVQEEHLEGFGDLAGVLEEELALTVDVPIAVVPAAEPDVVSAARTRAARVITAGLTSADRTPQEFGLKPNGRGWLDWGGARVHIPLPGAHNLRNAALVLAVSDEFGVAPADAALGISRMPQPPMRSAVESLGEALLVNDCYNSNPGSARAAIELLRDVAEGRPQVAVLGTMRELGAASERAHREVAEAALASGAETVVGIGAFGAALRALAPDDPRVLIAEDVDDLWPNLAPRLARNAAILLKASRGVRLERLLPLLTTWATT; encoded by the coding sequence ATGAGCTTCTGGACGCTGGATCGCGTGGCTAAGGCGCTGGGCCTGCGCGGCTACGACTCGCGCGCCATCGCCGGCATCTCCACGGACACACGCAGCATCAAGGCGGGCGAGGCCTTCGTCGCGCTCATCGGCGAGCGCTTCGACGCGCACGACCATCTGCAGGACGCGGTGGCCAATGGAGCCGCGGTACTCGTGGTCTCCGACGCGCGGCGTGCGCCGACGTCAGGCGTGCCCGTGCTCGAGGTGCCAGACACCTTGGTCGCGCTGGGGCAGCTCGCCCGGTACCGCCGCGATGCCTGGGCGAAGCCCGTCATCGCCATCGGTGGCTCGAACGGGAAGACCAGCACCAAGGAACTGCTGAAGGCCGCGCTGGGCAGTCGCTACGAGGTGCACGCGACCACCGGCAACCTGAACAACCGCATCGGCGTGCCGCTCACGCTGCTGGCGCTTCCCGATGGCGCGGACCTCGCGATCGTCGAAGCGGGGACGAACGAACCGGGCGAAATCGAGGCGCTGCGCGAGATCATCCGGCCTGATGTCGCGCTGGTCACCACGGTGCAGGAGGAACATCTCGAGGGCTTCGGTGACCTGGCCGGCGTGCTCGAGGAGGAGCTTGCCCTCACCGTAGACGTGCCGATTGCTGTGGTGCCGGCGGCCGAACCAGATGTGGTCAGCGCGGCTCGTACGCGCGCCGCGCGTGTGATCACCGCGGGACTGACCAGCGCCGATCGCACGCCGCAGGAGTTTGGCTTAAAGCCCAACGGCCGCGGCTGGCTCGACTGGGGCGGGGCGCGCGTACACATTCCGCTGCCGGGCGCGCACAACCTGCGCAACGCCGCCCTTGTACTCGCCGTGAGCGACGAGTTCGGTGTGGCGCCAGCCGACGCCGCACTCGGCATCTCGCGGATGCCGCAGCCGCCGATGCGCTCGGCCGTCGAATCGCTCGGCGAGGCCCTGCTCGTTAACGACTGCTACAACAGCAATCCCGGCTCGGCGCGCGCTGCGATCGAGCTGTTGCGCGATGTCGCCGAGGGGCGTCCCCAGGTAGCGGTGCTTGGCACGATGCGGGAGCTGGGCGCGGCGAGCGAGCGGGCCCACCGGGAGGTCGCCGAGGCGGCGTTGGCTAGTGGCGCCGAGACCGTCGTGGGGATTGGGGCCTTCGGCGCTGCGCTGCGCGCCCTCGCTCCCGATGACCCGCGTGTGCTCATCGCCGAGGATGTGGATGACTTGTGGCCGAATCTCGCGCCGCGACTGGCGCGCAATGCGGCCATCCTGCTGAAGGCTTCGCGCGGCGTTCGGCTCGAACGACTGCTTCCGCTGTTGACCACCTGGGCGACGACCTAA
- the mraY gene encoding phospho-N-acetylmuramoyl-pentapeptide-transferase — MLYEFLLPLTKFETAFNIFRYISFRAAGAAITALLISFIVGPWFVRRLRSMQVHQVVREGTPDSHASKGQTPTMGGLIIITAVMLSSLLWMQLGSHYVWLALVVTVLMGAIGFLDDYLKLKQKREGKENRGLVERYKLAGQVTIGLALGFYLWQFPLNNLPGASTTLPFYKYVLVEPTWAWLYLPFVTFVMTGTSNAVNLTDGLDGLAAGLMAIAMLTLAVFAYLMGRFDASEYLGLIYLRGAGELTVFCSAVFGAAVGFLWYNAHPAEVFMGDTGSLAMGGALGAVAILLKSEFLVLILGGVFVAETLSVILQRSAFKWRRRRHGLEYAKTHRVFLRAPIHHHFELKGWPETQVVVRFWILGILCAFLALSTLKIR, encoded by the coding sequence ATGCTCTACGAGTTCCTGCTGCCCCTGACGAAGTTCGAGACGGCGTTCAACATCTTCCGCTACATCTCATTCCGCGCGGCCGGGGCGGCGATCACGGCGCTGTTGATCTCGTTCATCGTCGGCCCGTGGTTCGTGCGGCGGCTCCGGTCCATGCAGGTGCACCAGGTCGTGCGCGAGGGGACGCCGGACTCGCACGCGTCCAAGGGACAGACCCCGACGATGGGTGGCCTGATCATCATCACGGCCGTGATGCTTTCCTCGCTGCTGTGGATGCAGCTGGGCAGTCACTACGTGTGGCTGGCGCTGGTCGTCACGGTGCTGATGGGAGCGATCGGCTTCCTCGACGACTACCTGAAGCTGAAGCAGAAGCGCGAGGGCAAGGAGAACCGCGGCCTGGTCGAGCGCTACAAGCTGGCCGGGCAGGTGACGATCGGCCTCGCGCTGGGCTTCTACCTGTGGCAGTTCCCGTTGAACAACCTGCCGGGCGCGTCGACCACGCTGCCGTTCTACAAGTATGTGCTGGTCGAGCCCACCTGGGCCTGGCTGTATCTGCCCTTCGTGACCTTCGTGATGACGGGCACCAGCAACGCCGTGAACCTCACCGATGGGCTCGATGGCTTGGCCGCGGGACTGATGGCCATCGCGATGCTGACGCTGGCGGTCTTCGCGTACCTGATGGGGCGCTTCGACGCGTCGGAGTATCTCGGCTTGATCTACCTGCGCGGTGCCGGCGAACTCACCGTGTTCTGCTCCGCGGTGTTCGGCGCGGCGGTGGGCTTCCTCTGGTACAACGCGCACCCCGCCGAGGTCTTCATGGGCGACACGGGCTCGCTCGCGATGGGTGGCGCGCTGGGAGCGGTGGCGATCCTGCTCAAGAGCGAGTTTCTGGTGTTGATCCTGGGCGGCGTGTTCGTGGCTGAGACGCTGTCGGTGATCCTGCAGCGCAGTGCATTCAAGTGGCGGCGGCGTCGCCACGGCCTCGAGTATGCGAAGACGCACCGCGTGTTCCTGCGCGCGCCGATCCATCACCACTTTGAGCTCAAGGGCTGGCCGGAGACGCAGGTGGTGGTGCGCTTCTGGATCCTCGGGATCCTCTGCGCCTTCCTCGCGCTGTCCACGCTGAAGATTCGCTGA
- the murD gene encoding UDP-N-acetylmuramoyl-L-alanine--D-glutamate ligase codes for MAASPLLPTLEETAARGEIAVLGAGRSGAAVARLLHAQGARVYVSDAGNSAALQGTAQALRSEGIAVDVGSHDLARIARSGVVVVSPGIPPQAPPLVAAREAGVEVLSEIEIALRAMPAIPYVAVTGTNGKTTVTALIAHLFRAVGVEATEGGNIGTPLSELARAAKQPAWLSIELSSFQLHDTPSVAPAVAVLTNLAPDHLDRYASLEDYYADKDLLFRNAGPSSLRVVNADDAEVLRRTAEVPGIAKTFSVAGRAAEASYDAERRVLLLEGAPLLERDRLPMLGEHNVANALCAVLAVWQALPTQRSAAMRAKLAVGLQSFRPPPHRLEIVGERAGVLWVNDSKATNVGAARVAIAAMERPTVLLLGGRHKGEPYTELLSAMQGRVTQVVAFGEAGGQVEADLRGHVPVERLESSFEAVVARARALARPGDAVLLAPACSSFDMFANYEERGAAFRALALPQ; via the coding sequence ATGGCCGCGTCGCCGCTGCTGCCGACGCTGGAGGAGACCGCGGCCCGCGGTGAGATCGCCGTGCTCGGGGCGGGGCGAAGTGGGGCGGCCGTCGCGCGGCTGCTGCACGCGCAGGGCGCGCGGGTCTATGTGTCCGACGCCGGCAACAGTGCCGCATTGCAGGGGACCGCGCAGGCGTTGCGCAGCGAAGGCATCGCGGTGGATGTGGGCTCGCACGACCTGGCACGCATCGCGCGCTCGGGCGTGGTGGTGGTGAGCCCCGGGATTCCGCCGCAGGCGCCACCGCTGGTGGCGGCGCGCGAGGCCGGCGTCGAGGTGCTGAGCGAGATAGAGATCGCCTTGCGGGCGATGCCGGCCATTCCCTACGTGGCCGTGACCGGCACGAACGGCAAGACGACCGTGACGGCGCTGATCGCCCATCTCTTTCGCGCGGTGGGCGTGGAGGCCACGGAAGGTGGCAACATCGGCACGCCGCTGAGCGAACTCGCGCGCGCCGCCAAGCAGCCCGCCTGGCTCAGCATCGAGCTGAGCTCGTTCCAACTGCACGACACGCCCTCGGTAGCTCCGGCGGTGGCGGTGCTCACCAACCTCGCGCCCGACCATCTGGATCGCTACGCGTCCCTGGAGGACTACTACGCCGACAAGGACCTGCTCTTCCGCAACGCCGGGCCGAGCAGCCTGCGCGTGGTGAACGCCGACGATGCCGAGGTGCTGCGGCGCACGGCCGAGGTGCCGGGAATCGCCAAGACGTTTTCGGTTGCCGGCCGGGCAGCGGAGGCCTCGTACGACGCGGAGCGGCGTGTGCTGCTGCTTGAGGGCGCGCCTTTGCTGGAGCGCGACCGCCTCCCGATGCTCGGTGAGCACAACGTGGCCAACGCGCTGTGTGCGGTGTTGGCCGTCTGGCAGGCGTTGCCGACGCAGCGTAGTGCCGCGATGCGGGCCAAGCTCGCCGTCGGCCTGCAGAGCTTCCGGCCGCCGCCGCATCGCCTGGAAATCGTCGGGGAGCGCGCCGGGGTGCTGTGGGTGAACGACTCCAAGGCCACCAACGTGGGCGCGGCGCGGGTGGCCATCGCCGCGATGGAACGCCCGACCGTCCTGCTGCTCGGCGGCCGGCACAAGGGCGAGCCGTACACGGAGCTGTTGTCGGCCATGCAGGGTCGCGTCACGCAGGTCGTGGCGTTTGGTGAAGCGGGAGGGCAGGTGGAAGCGGACCTGCGCGGGCACGTGCCGGTGGAGCGTCTTGAATCGTCCTTTGAGGCAGTCGTCGCGCGTGCGCGTGCACTGGCACGCCCGGGCGACGCGGTCCTCCTTGCCCCTGCCTGCTCGAGCTTCGACATGTTCGCCAACTATGAGGAACGCGGCGCCGCGTTCCGTGCGCTGGCCCTGCCGCAGTGA
- a CDS encoding FtsW/RodA/SpoVE family cell cycle protein, translated as MTAVGDVFSPAATAGAAARVTTRATPRDSARAPHERIRWEMSLAARALVMLTAALVVFGLTTLYSASSIVAVQAGNPSWHFFVKQLTGVGVGIVAFAVLAKVDAERWRTLAWPMLAVAVLTMLITVIPGMPASIAPRINGSRRFLLGGSIQPSEFGKLALVMWTAMLIVKKGGAEGLKRLTKGLMPFGVIFGVLSVLCVLQPDLSVPLFYAVVMGAMLFSAGARIGHFVLLGVLLLPVLWSQVNRLEYVMARILGFAGASGAEAEVNYQLTQSLIAVGSGGLLGVGFGQGRQQYGFLPLPYNDFIGSNVGEEWGFIGLAGLILVYALWGWLGFRIAKHARTPFTQLVALGLTVTMLVTAYLHIGVVIGLLPTTGLTLPFISYGRSNILLSLVMTGILVNIGSTAERVVGDRASDPLAARR; from the coding sequence GTGACCGCCGTCGGTGATGTGTTCTCGCCGGCCGCCACGGCCGGTGCCGCCGCGCGTGTCACGACGCGCGCCACACCACGCGACTCCGCGCGGGCGCCCCACGAGCGCATCCGTTGGGAGATGAGCCTCGCCGCGCGGGCGCTGGTGATGCTCACGGCCGCGCTGGTGGTCTTCGGCCTCACCACACTTTACTCCGCGAGCTCGATCGTCGCCGTGCAGGCCGGCAACCCCAGCTGGCACTTCTTCGTGAAGCAGTTGACGGGTGTGGGCGTCGGCATCGTCGCGTTTGCCGTGCTTGCCAAGGTGGATGCGGAGCGCTGGCGTACCCTCGCGTGGCCAATGCTTGCCGTGGCCGTGCTCACGATGCTCATCACGGTGATCCCCGGCATGCCCGCGAGCATTGCGCCGCGCATCAATGGCTCGCGTCGTTTTCTGCTCGGCGGCTCCATCCAGCCCTCGGAGTTCGGCAAGCTGGCCCTCGTGATGTGGACGGCGATGCTGATCGTGAAGAAGGGCGGCGCCGAGGGCCTGAAGCGGCTGACCAAGGGGCTGATGCCGTTCGGTGTCATCTTCGGTGTGCTGAGCGTGCTCTGCGTGCTGCAGCCCGACCTCTCCGTGCCGCTGTTCTACGCCGTCGTGATGGGAGCCATGCTGTTCTCCGCCGGCGCGCGCATCGGCCACTTCGTGCTGCTTGGCGTCCTGCTGCTACCGGTGCTCTGGTCGCAGGTGAACCGCCTTGAGTATGTGATGGCGCGCATCCTCGGCTTTGCCGGTGCCAGCGGCGCCGAGGCCGAGGTGAACTACCAACTGACGCAGTCGCTGATTGCCGTGGGCTCGGGCGGACTGCTCGGCGTCGGCTTCGGGCAGGGCCGCCAGCAGTACGGCTTCCTGCCGCTGCCGTACAATGACTTCATCGGTTCGAACGTCGGCGAGGAGTGGGGCTTCATCGGGCTGGCGGGACTGATCCTCGTCTACGCGCTCTGGGGCTGGCTGGGCTTTCGCATCGCCAAGCACGCGCGCACGCCGTTCACGCAGTTGGTGGCCTTGGGGCTGACGGTGACGATGCTCGTGACCGCGTACCTGCACATCGGTGTCGTCATCGGACTGCTGCCGACGACGGGCCTGACGCTGCCGTTCATCTCGTATGGCCGGTCGAACATCCTGCTCTCGCTGGTGATGACGGGCATCCTGGTGAACATCGGCAGCACGGCGGAGCGCGTCGTGGGCGATCGAGCTTCGGACCCGCTGGCTGCGCGGCGCTAG
- a CDS encoding UDP-N-acetylmuramoyl-L-alanyl-D-glutamate--2,6-diaminopimelate ligase, with protein sequence MTTSVRTEVLRAALERAGQLVEVRDSLPESIADLTDDSRRVGTGTCFVAVRGSLRDGHAFLGDAAGAGASCAIIAEDGATALPALVVRDTRAAAAVAAAAFYGQPAEQLQLVAVTGTNGKTTTVGLLRHLLDSPEAPAASLGTLGVLLGDGTPFPGGSGLTTPGPIELHRLLRALVEAGVRRVAMEVSSHALDQQRVGGLRFDAAVFTNLTRDHLDYHGTMDAYLAAKARLIGLLSADGTAVVNADDDAWRALPKAPRVLRFGVGLSLVADSGSGGRSKNAGVDVRATEIRYTPRGSAWLLGVGGTTRPVVLPLIGDFNVSNALAAAAAATALGLSPEQVAARLATTPQVPGRLELLAEQPTVLRDYAHTPDALARALAALRPFAPGRLIVLFGCGGDRDRGKRPLMAEAARAGADHLVVTSDNPRTEDPERILDEIVAALPAGSYDRIEDRRAAIAHAIALADPARDVVLLAGKGHETYQIRGTTSHPFDEAQIVRELLARTTA encoded by the coding sequence GTGACGACGAGCGTACGTACCGAGGTGCTTCGCGCGGCGCTTGAGCGGGCAGGGCAGTTGGTCGAAGTGCGCGATTCGTTGCCCGAGTCCATTGCCGATCTCACGGATGACAGTCGGCGCGTGGGCACTGGTACCTGCTTCGTGGCGGTGCGTGGCAGCCTGCGCGACGGACACGCCTTCCTCGGAGATGCCGCCGGCGCGGGGGCGAGCTGTGCCATCATCGCGGAGGATGGCGCAACGGCGCTGCCGGCGCTGGTGGTTCGCGACACGCGGGCGGCGGCGGCCGTGGCGGCCGCTGCGTTCTACGGCCAGCCGGCGGAGCAACTGCAACTCGTGGCCGTGACCGGCACGAACGGCAAGACCACGACGGTCGGGCTGTTGCGGCATCTGCTCGACTCACCGGAGGCGCCGGCCGCAAGTCTCGGCACGCTGGGCGTGCTGCTCGGCGACGGCACGCCGTTCCCGGGCGGGAGTGGGTTGACCACGCCGGGACCGATCGAGTTACACCGCCTGCTGCGCGCGTTGGTCGAGGCGGGTGTGCGCCGCGTGGCGATGGAGGTGTCCTCGCACGCGCTGGACCAGCAGCGGGTCGGTGGCCTGCGCTTCGATGCCGCCGTGTTCACGAACCTGACGCGTGACCATCTCGACTACCACGGGACGATGGACGCGTATCTGGCGGCCAAGGCGCGGCTGATTGGCTTGCTCTCCGCGGACGGAACCGCAGTGGTGAACGCGGACGACGACGCGTGGCGCGCGTTGCCGAAGGCGCCGCGCGTGCTGCGCTTCGGTGTTGGGCTGAGTCTGGTGGCGGACTCCGGCAGCGGCGGCCGCAGCAAGAACGCAGGCGTCGACGTGCGGGCCACCGAGATCCGCTACACGCCACGGGGAAGCGCGTGGCTGCTGGGCGTCGGCGGCACGACGCGACCCGTCGTGCTGCCGCTGATCGGCGACTTTAACGTGTCCAACGCACTGGCCGCTGCAGCCGCCGCCACGGCGCTTGGCCTGTCGCCCGAGCAAGTGGCGGCGCGCCTCGCGACGACGCCGCAGGTACCGGGCCGACTCGAACTGCTCGCCGAGCAGCCGACCGTGCTGCGCGATTATGCGCACACACCGGATGCACTGGCGCGAGCGCTGGCAGCGCTGCGTCCCTTCGCGCCAGGCCGACTGATCGTGCTCTTCGGCTGCGGTGGCGACCGCGACCGCGGCAAGAGGCCGCTGATGGCGGAGGCGGCGCGCGCAGGTGCCGACCATCTCGTGGTGACGAGCGACAACCCGCGCACCGAGGATCCCGAGCGCATCCTCGACGAGATCGTGGCGGCGTTGCCGGCCGGTAGCTACGATCGGATCGAGGATCGGCGCGCCGCCATCGCCCACGCCATCGCGCTGGCGGATCCCGCGCGCGATGTCGTGCTGCTGGCCGGGAAGGGACACGAGACTTACCAGATCCGCGGCACGACCTCGCACCCGTTTGACGAGGCGCAGATTGTTCGCGAACTCCTGGCAAGAACCACCGCATGA
- a CDS encoding UDP-N-acetylglucosamine--N-acetylmuramyl-(pentapeptide) pyrophosphoryl-undecaprenol N-acetylglucosamine transferase, with protein sequence MHVWFSGGGTGGHLYPGLAIARALVRTRPDVQPFFVGAMRGIERDVLPTTEFPHLLLDLHPLYRPQVWKNWRTLRGAWAGWSRLDDAARERAPRLVVGTGGYAAGLTLFWAWRRGIPAVQHIGDSVPGITARWSARFTREAYLGFPEAASHLPSGRAELRDTGNPIEPPPDIRPARAEARARWGFPASASVLLVFGGSQGARAINQAVAAWVEQGIPDGLCVLWATGRAQHDAYAHLDRPDVRVLPYLSPIAEAYATADLALVRGGMMGSSELCAWGVPMLIVPLPSAAADHQTENARVLEAAGAALHLPQSALSAERLSREIGGLLSDPTRLAAMSAAAKARGRPQAAAEIARYIAAYLS encoded by the coding sequence GTGCACGTCTGGTTCAGCGGCGGTGGAACGGGCGGACACCTATACCCGGGGCTCGCCATCGCGCGGGCCTTGGTGCGCACGCGTCCCGACGTGCAGCCGTTCTTCGTCGGCGCGATGCGGGGCATCGAACGCGACGTGCTGCCGACGACGGAGTTTCCGCATCTGCTGCTGGACCTGCATCCGCTGTATCGCCCGCAGGTCTGGAAGAACTGGCGCACGCTGCGCGGCGCCTGGGCGGGGTGGAGTCGACTCGATGACGCGGCGCGCGAACGTGCGCCACGACTTGTCGTCGGTACGGGCGGCTACGCCGCAGGCCTGACGCTGTTCTGGGCCTGGCGTCGCGGGATTCCCGCCGTTCAGCACATCGGCGATTCGGTGCCGGGCATTACGGCGCGTTGGAGCGCGCGCTTCACGCGCGAGGCGTACCTCGGCTTCCCCGAAGCAGCCTCGCACCTGCCCAGCGGTCGTGCGGAACTTCGCGATACGGGGAATCCGATCGAACCGCCGCCTGACATCCGACCGGCGCGCGCCGAGGCGCGGGCGCGTTGGGGCTTTCCCGCCTCGGCGTCCGTGCTGCTTGTGTTCGGCGGCTCGCAGGGGGCGCGCGCCATCAACCAAGCGGTTGCGGCCTGGGTGGAGCAGGGGATCCCCGACGGACTCTGCGTACTCTGGGCCACGGGGCGTGCGCAGCACGATGCCTACGCGCATCTGGATCGGCCGGACGTCCGCGTGCTGCCGTATCTCTCGCCGATCGCCGAGGCCTACGCGACGGCGGATCTCGCCTTGGTGCGCGGTGGGATGATGGGCAGCAGCGAGCTCTGTGCCTGGGGCGTGCCGATGTTGATCGTGCCCTTGCCGAGCGCGGCGGCCGACCACCAGACGGAAAACGCGCGGGTGCTCGAGGCCGCAGGGGCGGCGTTGCACCTGCCGCAGTCGGCGCTGTCGGCGGAGCGGTTGTCGCGCGAGATCGGCGGCCTGCTGTCGGATCCCACTCGGCTCGCGGCGATGTCCGCGGCTGCCAAGGCGCGCGGCCGCCCGCAGGCCGCGGCAGAGATTGCGCGATACATCGCCGCGTATCTTTCCTGA
- the murC gene encoding UDP-N-acetylmuramate--L-alanine ligase, which produces MPLIDPTDPRPVHFMGIAGAGMSALAELCHRRGTRVTGCDQSLAGAADLRTLGIAMHEGHDAAHVAGHRALVVTSAVPKDHPEIAAARAAGIPVIRRAEALAEATAGGTLIGIAGTHGKSTTTVMTTEALAAAGRNPTGVVGARVRAWNGNLSDGGHEVFVVEADEYDRSFLALWPTVAVVTNVEADHLDIYADLADITATFAEFVRRARYVVLCADDLGANALPSPATAEVIRYGVTSPDARLVARDVRAVDGGSVFTVHYDGKAMGEVRLAVPGLHNVRNALAALACGIGPWGLTVEQMAPGLARFVGAERRFERLGSAQGIEVVDDYAHHPTEVRATLAAARDAFPGRRIVVAFQPHLFSRTRDFADDFGAALAQADAVFLADIYPAREQPIPGVTSALVADALATRERSPRWSGPRSELAAALTTEVREGDVVFTVGAGDITKTGPELLARLGG; this is translated from the coding sequence ATGCCATTGATCGATCCAACCGACCCGCGACCCGTGCACTTCATGGGGATCGCGGGTGCGGGGATGAGTGCGCTCGCCGAGCTCTGCCATCGGCGCGGCACGCGCGTCACCGGTTGCGACCAGTCGCTCGCCGGTGCGGCGGACCTGCGGACGCTGGGCATCGCGATGCACGAGGGGCACGATGCGGCGCACGTGGCGGGGCATCGCGCGCTCGTGGTCACGAGTGCCGTGCCGAAGGACCATCCGGAGATTGCCGCCGCGCGCGCTGCCGGCATCCCGGTGATCCGGCGCGCCGAGGCCTTGGCGGAGGCGACGGCCGGCGGCACGCTGATCGGCATCGCGGGCACACACGGCAAGAGCACGACGACGGTGATGACGACGGAAGCGCTCGCCGCCGCCGGACGGAATCCGACTGGAGTCGTGGGCGCGAGGGTGCGTGCCTGGAACGGGAATCTCTCGGACGGCGGGCACGAGGTGTTCGTCGTTGAGGCCGACGAGTACGACCGCTCGTTCCTCGCGCTGTGGCCCACGGTCGCGGTGGTGACGAACGTCGAGGCGGACCATCTCGACATCTACGCGGACCTGGCCGACATCACGGCGACCTTCGCGGAGTTCGTGCGGCGGGCGCGGTACGTGGTGCTCTGCGCAGACGACCTTGGCGCCAACGCCCTGCCGAGTCCGGCGACAGCCGAGGTGATTCGATACGGTGTGACGAGCCCCGACGCGCGATTGGTGGCGCGCGATGTGCGTGCCGTGGACGGCGGCAGCGTCTTCACGGTGCACTACGACGGCAAGGCGATGGGCGAGGTGCGCCTGGCCGTGCCCGGGCTGCACAACGTGCGCAACGCGCTCGCCGCGCTGGCCTGTGGCATCGGGCCTTGGGGACTGACGGTGGAGCAGATGGCGCCGGGGCTCGCGCGCTTCGTGGGTGCGGAGCGGCGCTTCGAACGCTTGGGCTCGGCACAGGGCATCGAGGTTGTGGACGACTACGCGCACCACCCGACCGAGGTGCGGGCGACGCTCGCCGCCGCGCGCGACGCGTTTCCAGGGCGGCGCATCGTCGTGGCCTTTCAGCCGCACCTCTTCAGCCGCACGCGGGACTTTGCCGATGACTTCGGCGCGGCGCTGGCGCAGGCCGACGCCGTCTTCCTGGCGGACATCTATCCGGCGCGTGAGCAGCCAATCCCCGGAGTGACGAGCGCCCTGGTCGCCGATGCGTTGGCGACACGCGAGCGAAGCCCGCGGTGGAGCGGCCCGCGCAGCGAGCTGGCCGCAGCGCTCACGACCGAAGTGCGCGAGGGCGACGTGGTGTTCACTGTCGGGGCGGGGGACATCACCAAGACCGGACCCGAGCTGCTCGCGCGGCTCGGGGGCTGA